In the genome of Enterococcus sp. DIV2402, the window AATTCCCAATCTGTCCAAGAGCCAATCATACCATTGGAGTGATGAATGGATTCCGTGTGTTGAATGGTAATAATGGTTTTCATAGTTTCTCCTCTTTTATATGCTATCAACTTTGCAGTAGTAACTTATTTTTTAGAAATCGAATAATAATTCATGACATTTTTTTCAATAAATCCACAAGATTGATAGAGAGATAGCGCATTTTCGTTAATAGTGTCAACTTGTAAGAATACGTTCTTGATTCCCAAAGTTAATAGTTTTTCGATGGTTTGCATTAATAATTCACGCCCATATCCTTGTCTACGAAAACTAGGATATATTTCTAAGCCGTAAATTCCTCCAAGTTCCCCCACTACTTCGATACGAACTTGACCGACCACTGTATCTCCTATTCGCCCATTAAAAAGATGTTTTTGAGTGTCGATTTCTTTTAGCTCTAAATGATAATTATTCATAGGAATAAATGAATGACTATTTAAGTACATGTCATATTCAGCATGATGATACGCTGCTTGCTTCTTTTCGATAAACTGAATACCGGTGTTTGAATCTTTGGGGCAAATAAACAATAATTCTTTGGCTGGTCGTTTATTAAATTCATCTTGAACAAGAGTGTATAATTGAGTAAAAATACCTTGATTCCGAAAATTGGGATGAACCATTCCAGTAGCTTCTAATACTTCGTTATCAAAATCGCAAATGCCAAGATAACCAATTAAGTTGTTATTTATAAAATATAAAAATTCATTGATTTTCTGATTATTTTCATGAGACATACTATTCTTTAATTTATAATCTAGTTCTAGTTTATACGAATCAACTTCCTCATTCTGAAGGCAAATTGTTTCTAACTCTTTAATTTTCTGATAAAGTTGTACATCTATTGTTTGACGTAAAATAATTTGGGGATTTTCCATGAATACCTCCCTTTATTCCTGAATCTGATAGTCCTGATGAAGCAAGACTTTCTTAGCCTCTTCAAAATCAGCGGTTTTAACTAAAATATAATCGGTATTAAATGTTGATAGGGCAAATATACTGATTGACTGTTCAGCTAAGATAGTTGCTAATTTAGCTAAAATTCCTACTAAGCTAAAATCCAAAACTCCGTCAATTTTAAAAACTTTCCAATAATCTTCACGATTTAATGTAGAAACCGTGATAGCTTTCGTGGGTAAAACAACAGAAATTTCATCTGTAGTTTGTCCAATAAAAAGTGGTGAGATTGCCAAATCAATCATTGATATGTCGGATACTTGAATGACTGAGAATTCTTCTGATAAAACAGTTAATAACAAGATAAATCAGCTCCTTTTTTGACTTTAAAAATATAATGTGGCATATCTATGCCTTTATAATGTTTCGTAACACGTTTAAATACTGTCATACCATTACGAATAGCCACATTCATTGATGATAGATTGGTATCACGTACAATCGATACTACCTCTTCTGCTTTTAGTACTTCAAATGCATAGGTTTTAACTGCTTGCACAGCTTCACTCATATAGCCCTTGTGCCACTCATTAGATATTAAATGATAACCGATTTCTAAATAAGTTGTGTCATCAATGGTTTGATTGGTTAATCCGCACTCACCAATAACCTTCCCATCTGATTTTCTTTCAATTGCCCAAAGACCATATCCTTTATCATGATATAAAGCGAGGTTCCAAGATAGCCAATCCATGATTTTTTGGTCATTAAATCCACCTTCATAAGCATACATTACTTCATCAGAACCTAAAAATGTTTTTAAAATGGTCTCTTCTCCGGCACGCCATTCTCGTAAACGTAAACGGTTGGTTTCTAAAATCATTTATTCAACTCCTTTATTCACTCTACTACTCCTTGTTTCATTTTATTTTGACTATTTCAAAAAGAAAAGTGTTCTATTGTTGAATTTCTTCTTCACCAAAAACGATTATCAATATATTGATTGTAACTTATTTCCATTTGCAATGCGAAAACATTTCATGACGTATCACAATTTTTGAAATCTGCAAAGCTTA includes:
- a CDS encoding GNAT family N-acetyltransferase, yielding MENPQIILRQTIDVQLYQKIKELETICLQNEEVDSYKLELDYKLKNSMSHENNQKINEFLYFINNNLIGYLGICDFDNEVLEATGMVHPNFRNQGIFTQLYTLVQDEFNKRPAKELLFICPKDSNTGIQFIEKKQAAYHHAEYDMYLNSHSFIPMNNYHLELKEIDTQKHLFNGRIGDTVVGQVRIEVVGELGGIYGLEIYPSFRRQGYGRELLMQTIEKLLTLGIKNVFLQVDTINENALSLYQSCGFIEKNVMNYYSISKK
- a CDS encoding ACT domain-containing protein — its product is MLLTVLSEEFSVIQVSDISMIDLAISPLFIGQTTDEISVVLPTKAITVSTLNREDYWKVFKIDGVLDFSLVGILAKLATILAEQSISIFALSTFNTDYILVKTADFEEAKKVLLHQDYQIQE
- a CDS encoding GNAT family N-acetyltransferase; translation: MILETNRLRLREWRAGEETILKTFLGSDEVMYAYEGGFNDQKIMDWLSWNLALYHDKGYGLWAIERKSDGKVIGECGLTNQTIDDTTYLEIGYHLISNEWHKGYMSEAVQAVKTYAFEVLKAEEVVSIVRDTNLSSMNVAIRNGMTVFKRVTKHYKGIDMPHYIFKVKKGADLSCY